One genomic window of Parabacteroides pacaensis includes the following:
- a CDS encoding zeta toxin family protein, whose amino-acid sequence MTDSLHKPVLIVIAGPNGSGKTSVTSKILYHEWMEDSIYINPDIVAQEKFGDWNSQEAIMQSVEYCEALRERCLIERKSLIFETVLSAKDKIDYIRRAVESGFFVRLFFVCTESPTINAARIASRVMEGGHDVPITKIISRYQKSLSNCCLASKLADRTYIYDNSLENKDATLLFRLTKGKLAKQYVDVIPEWAIPIYNTDF is encoded by the coding sequence ATGACTGACTCCTTACATAAGCCTGTGTTGATTGTAATTGCAGGGCCCAATGGTTCCGGCAAAACTTCCGTAACTTCTAAAATTCTATATCACGAGTGGATGGAGGATTCTATTTATATCAATCCTGACATTGTTGCCCAAGAAAAATTTGGAGATTGGAATTCGCAGGAGGCAATCATGCAATCTGTGGAATATTGTGAAGCATTGAGAGAACGCTGCTTAATAGAAAGGAAAAGTTTGATATTTGAAACGGTTCTTTCTGCTAAAGATAAAATTGATTATATTCGTCGAGCCGTAGAATCAGGCTTTTTTGTTCGGTTATTTTTTGTATGTACAGAATCCCCTACTATTAATGCTGCTCGTATCGCCAGTCGAGTTATGGAAGGCGGCCACGATGTACCTATTACCAAGATTATTTCCAGATATCAAAAATCATTATCCAATTGTTGTCTGGCTTCTAAGTTGGCAGATAGAACTTATATTTATGATAACTCTTTAGAGAATAAAGATGCAACTTTACTTTTTAGATTAACAAAAGGAAAACTTGCCAAGCAATATGTAGATGTTATTCCTGAATGGGCTATTCCTATTTATAATACTGATTTTTGA
- a CDS encoding MutS-related protein has product MKVNWDNQTINDLGIIENRYEEKEIFSIFNATHSYGGKKILRKWITKPLNDLFILTKRIEALKSSTFFHLSIRNEELDFIEYYLNYEDKPTVYSRFNSFFMLLFRSSHNKSSRYVIERGIKLVTELLEELELAGQKITSDSPLLFQDFAQQIKNTLHFTELKELVPFRKNAKLNYYTIDYYDYLFRYKCHISLSNLLDIVYQIDAIHTIHQIAEKKGFSYPQFSSEKEFYLKDLYHPLIDKPVKNDWGINRSHICIFTGSNMAGKSTFLKAVGIAVWLAHCGLPVPASYMKCPIFDGIYTSINLPDSIKDGRSHFYSEVLRIKEILQKIREGKRCFVILDEMFRGTNAQDAFDASCAVNKILNNEDGSVFLISTHILEFANHFVNSSTCSFYYMESEIKDNQLMCSYKLKSGISETRVGYWIVKNELEQI; this is encoded by the coding sequence ATGAAAGTAAACTGGGATAATCAGACTATAAATGATTTGGGGATTATTGAGAATCGTTACGAAGAAAAAGAAATATTTTCGATATTTAATGCGACTCATAGTTATGGTGGGAAAAAAATACTACGTAAATGGATCACTAAGCCATTAAACGATTTATTCATATTAACAAAAAGGATTGAAGCATTAAAAAGTAGTACATTCTTTCATTTATCTATTCGGAATGAGGAACTGGACTTTATAGAATATTATTTGAATTACGAAGATAAACCTACTGTTTATTCCCGGTTCAATTCTTTTTTTATGCTACTTTTCCGTTCTTCCCATAATAAATCTAGTAGATATGTGATAGAAAGAGGAATAAAACTTGTTACCGAGTTATTGGAAGAACTGGAATTAGCCGGTCAAAAAATCACCTCGGATTCTCCCCTACTATTTCAGGATTTTGCTCAACAAATTAAAAACACACTCCATTTTACTGAATTAAAAGAATTGGTACCATTCAGAAAAAATGCAAAGTTAAACTATTATACCATTGATTACTATGATTATTTATTCCGTTATAAATGTCATATCTCCCTATCTAATTTATTAGATATAGTATATCAAATCGATGCTATCCATACAATCCATCAAATAGCAGAAAAAAAGGGGTTCTCTTATCCACAATTTTCTTCGGAAAAAGAATTTTATTTGAAAGATTTATACCATCCACTGATCGATAAACCTGTAAAAAATGATTGGGGAATAAACAGATCACACATTTGTATCTTTACAGGATCGAATATGGCAGGAAAATCCACCTTTTTAAAAGCTGTAGGGATAGCTGTATGGCTAGCTCATTGCGGGCTACCAGTTCCTGCATCTTATATGAAATGTCCGATATTTGACGGAATTTATACTTCTATAAATCTTCCTGATTCTATAAAAGACGGGAGAAGTCATTTTTATTCCGAAGTGTTACGCATAAAAGAGATTCTACAAAAAATAAGAGAAGGAAAAAGATGTTTTGTTATTCTGGATGAGATGTTTCGCGGAACAAATGCACAGGATGCATTTGACGCTTCATGTGCAGTAAATAAAATACTTAATAATGAAGATGGGAGTGTTTTCCTTATCTCTACTCATATCTTAGAGTTTGCCAATCATTTTGTTAATTCTTCTACTTGCTCATTTTATTATATGGAATCAGAGATTAAAGATAATCAATTAATGTGCTCCTATAAGTTAAAAAGCGGAATCTCTGAAACTCGAGTGGGTTACTGGATTGTAAAAAATGAATTAGAACAAATATAA